The following proteins are encoded in a genomic region of Glycine soja cultivar W05 chromosome 17, ASM419377v2, whole genome shotgun sequence:
- the LOC114394260 gene encoding uncharacterized protein LOC114394260, translating into MFFLSSPFSSCFRASQRTNHDPTNLTTYIYHTEYGTVSLTWSRSLLGRSLHVNLHNRSSFHLLLKPWKKNGSKKLSHNTVFLWNLSNARFESGLEPRSRFYLAIEVEHGLSLLIGDLSPRSSKAKKPSKTNQLLVLKRDNVHVAPHRSRVYQTKAKLGGKVREIEIDCDVYNCGGYGYENENSSRLLFSVDGEKVLEVARLKWKFRGSERVEIDGVHVQISWDVHDWLFEKDKDIVNHRSSNNNNSNNNGIEGHAVFMFKFEEDEVRGSGGGKEEEQQWSMGSGGEWRNGKSWSSSSLSVSSTSGGSFGGSSSVMEWSSVEENELVVPLGFSLVVYAWRR; encoded by the coding sequence ATGTTCTTCCTCTCTTCCCCCTTCTCTTCATGCTTCAGAGCTTCACAACGTACCAACCACGATCCCACAAACCTCACCACCTACATCTACCACACCGAATACGGCACCGTTTCACTGACATGGTCGCGCTCCCTGCTAGGCCGCTCCCTCCACGTGAACCTCCACAACCGTTCCTCCTTCCACCTCCTCCTCAAGCCATGGAAGAAAAACGGGTCCAAGAAGCTTTCTCACAATACGGTCTTCCTCTGGAACCTCTCCAACGCGAGGTTCGAGTCTGGACTCGAACCTCGCTCTAGATTCTACCTCGCCATCGAGGTAGAACATGGCCTCAGCCTACTCATTGGGGACTTATCCCCCAGGAGTAGTAAGGCCAAGAAGCCCAGCAAAACAAACCAATTACTCGTCCTGAAGCGGGACAACGTCCACGTGGCGCCACACCGCAGCCGGGTGTACCAAACCAAAGCGAAACTCGGAGGTAAGGTTAGGGAAATCGAAATAGATTGCGACGTTTACAACTGTGGCGGATACGGGTACGAGAACGAGAATAGTTCGAGGTTGTTGTTCAGTGTGGATGGAGAGAAGGTTCTTGAAGTGGCGAGGCTGAAGTGGAAGTTCAGAGGGAGCGAGCGTGTGGAGATCGACGGGGTGCACGTGCAGATCTCGTGGGACGTGCACGATTGGCTTTTTGAGAAGGATAAGGATATTGTTAATCATCGTAgtagtaacaacaacaatagtaataataatggtATCGAGGGTCACGCGGTTTTCATGTTTAAGTTCGAGGAGGACGAGGTACGAGGTAGTGGTGGTGGGAAAGAGGAGGAGCAACAGTGGAGTATGGGGAGTGGTGGGGAGTGGAGGAATGGCAAGAGTTGGTCTTCTTCGTCTTTGTCGGTGTCTTCTACTTCTGGTGGATCTTTTGGGGGAAGTTCTTCGGTTATGGAATGGTCCAGTGTGGAGGAGAATGAGTTGGTGGTTCCTCTTGGGTTTTCTTTGGTGGTTTATGCTTGGAGAAGGTGA